Below is a window of Micromonospora chersina DNA.
CCCGGCCGTGTCGACCATCTGCGCGAACAACTCCTCCGCGTCGGTGCGCCGGCCGGTGCGCAGGTACGCCTCGATCAGCCACGCCGTGCAGATGTGGAAGCCGCCCTCCCGGCCGGGCAGGCCGTCGTCCCAGTGGTACCGGTAGACGACCGGGCCGCTGCGCAGCTCCGCCTCGATCTTGAGCACCGTGGACAGGAAGCGCGGGTCGTCACCGGCGAGCAGCCCGGAGATGCCGATCCAGAGCGACGAGGCGTCCATCTCCTCGTACCCGTAGGCGACGCTGTACGCCTCCGCCTCCGGGTGCCAGCCGTGCTCCAGCACGTTGTCGGCGATCCGGTCGCGCAGCTCGACCCACTCCGGCCGGTCCTCGCCGCCGTGCTGCCGCACCACGTGCAGCGCCCGGTCGACGGTCATCCAGAGCATGACCTTGGAGAACACGTGGTGCCGGGGTGGGAGGCGGGCCTCCCAGATGCCGTGGTCGGGCTCGTGCCAGCGGCGGCGGACCGCCTCGACCATGTTCTCCAGCACCCGCCACTCGTCCTCGCGTACCGAGCCACGGGCGTCGGCCACCGCGGCGATCAGGTCGGCGACCGGGCCGAAGACGTCGAGCTGGAGCTGGTGGTTGGCGAGGTTGCCGACCCGGACCGGCCGGGAGCCGGCGTAGCCGGGCAGGGTGTCGATGACCGCCTCGGCGCCCAGCTCGTAGCCGTCGACCGTGTAGAGCGGGTGCAGCCGCTCCGGGTGCCCGCCGGTGCGGTCGATGACGCCGTCGACCCAGCGCAGCAGGCCCTCGGCCTCCTCGGTGGAGCCGAGGTCCACGAGCGCGCGGGCGGTCATCGCCGCGTCCCGCAGCCAGCAGTAGCGGTAGTCCCAGTTCCGGACGCCGCCCAGCTCCTCGGGGAGCGAGGTGGTCGCCGCGGCGAGGATCGAGCCGGTCGGCTCGTGGCAGAGCCCGCGTAGGGTGAGCGCGCTGCGGGCCACCAGGTCCCGGGCGGTGGCGGGCAGCCGCAGCGAGGCCACCCAGTCCTTCCAGGGCTGCTCGGCGGCGGCCTGCCGCTCGTGGATGGGCACCCGGTGGTGCTCCAGGCTCTGGGTGCCGAAGCGCAGCTCCAGCACCACCTGGCCGCCGGCGGCCGACAGGTCCACCACGGCCTTGGCGGACTCGTAGCCGGCGTCGCTGGTGACCTCCCACTCGACGCCCGGCGAGTAGAGCGCCACCGGCTCGTTGGAGCCGAGCACCAGCAGCCCGTCGTCGAGCGGCTGGAGCTGCACGGCGACCTGACCGAACTCGGGACGCGGGGCGAACTCGATCCGGGCGCGCCCGGTGCCGCTGAGCACCCGGACCAGTGTCGAGTCGCCGGTGACGACCGCCGGGCCGTCCGGCGTGGTCTCCCGCGCCGGCAGGTCCAGCCAGTCGGTCACGGTCAGGCCGGACCAGCGGGTCTCCACGGTCATGGTGTTGCTGCGGTAGCGCTGGCCCAGCGGGATGCCGCCCCGCTGGGGGCCGACCGTGAAGTGCCCGGCCGGGCTGCCGCCGACCAGGTCGGCGAAGATCGCCGCCGAGTCCGGCTTCGGGTGGCACAGCCAGGTGATCTTGGCCTCGGGGGTGACCAGCGCGACCGTGCGGCCGTTGGCCAGCATCGAGTGCCGCTCGATCGGCACCGCCCGCTCGCCGAAGAGCCAGTGCCGCCGGGTCTCCAGCAGCAGGCCCAGCGCCCGCGCGGCCTCGATGGGCTCGGCCACCCGGTAGTCGGCCTGGGTGTCGCCCGGGCCGATCTTGATGCCGACGTCCGGCCCGTGCAGGTTGCCGAAGGCGTTCTCGTCGGTGACGTCGTCGCCGATGAACAGCACGGCGCTGGCCGCGAGCTGGGTCCGGAGCTGGTCGACCGCGGTGCCCTTGTGGGTCGCCACCACCGACAGCTCGATGACCTCCTTGCCCTGGGTGACGGTGACGTCGTCCCAGGTGGCGGGGCCGCTGCGGACCGCCTCGATGGCCGCGGCCGCGATCTGCGGGTCGACCCCGCGGGTGTGCACGGCGACGCTGGCCGGCTTGCGCTCCAGGCGTACGCCCGGGTGGGCCGCCGCGATCTCGCGCAGCTCGTTGCGGAGCCGGTGCCGGACCGCGATCAGCTCCGGGGTGAGCCGCTCGACGAAGCCGATGTCGAACTCGGAGCCGTGGCTGCCGACGAGGTGCACCTCGCTGGGCAGCCGGGAGAGCGTCGCCAGGTCGCGCAGCGCACGGCCGGACACCACCGCGACGCTCGTCTGCGGCAGGGACGCGAGGGCACGGACCGCGGCCACCGACTCGGGCAGCGGCACGGCCTTGCTCGGGTCCTCGACGATCGGGGCCAGGGTGCCGTCGTAGTCGCAGGCGACCAGGAGCTGGGGGACCCGGGCGATCCGGCCGATGGCGGCACGCAGCTCGGGATCCATCACCCCGCCGTGCGGAGTGGTGGTGGCAGGAGAGCTCACGCCGCCTCCGCATCGGTGACGCCGAGCTCGGTCAGGAACGACTTGGCCCAGTGGCCCACGTCGTGGCTGCGCAGGTGGCGTTGCATTATCCGCATCCGGCGTCGGGCCTCGGGTTTCTCGACGTGCACGGCGCGCAGCAGCGCGTCCTTGACCGCGTCGGGGTCGTGCGGGTTGCACAGGAACGCCTGGCGCAGCTCGGTGGCGGCGCCGGCGAACTCACTGAGCACGAGCGCGCCGCCCTGGTCGGCGCGCGATGCGACGTACTCCTTGGCCACCAGATTCATTCCGTCTCGCAGCGGGGTCACCATCATCACGTCGGCCGCGACGTACATCGCGGCCAGTTCGGAGCGACTGTACGACTGATGCAGATAATGCACCGCCGGCACGCCGACCCGTCCGAATTCGCCATTAATCCGGCCTACCTCGCGCTCCACCTTCACGCGAAGTGCCTGGTAGTGCTCCACGCGCTCGCGGCTCGGTGTGGCGACCTGCACCATAACCGCGTCCGGCACTGTCAACTTTCCGTCAGCGAGGAGTTCGCGGAACGCCTTCAGCCGGAGCTCGATGCCCTTCGTGTAGTCGAGCCGGTCGACGCCCAGGATGATCGTCTTCGGGTTGCCCAGCTCCTCGCGGATCTGCTTGGCGCGGGCCTGGATCGCCGGGTCCTCGGCCAGCCGCTCCATCTCCCGGGTGTCGATCGAGATGGGGAACGCGCCGGCCTTCACCTGCCGGCCGTCGACCTGGATCATCTGCCCCTCGTAGCGCAGGCCGAGCAGGTGCCGGGCCAGCCGCACGAAGTTCTGCGCCGCCAGCCGCTGCTGGAAGCCGACCAGGTCCGCGCCGAGCAGGCCGCGCAGGATCTCGGTGCGGAACGGCATCTGCATGAACAGCTCGATCGGCGGGAACGGGATGTGCAGGAAGAACCCGATCCGCAGGTCCGGCCGCAGCTCGCGGAGCATCGCCGGCACGAGCTGGAGCTGGTAGTCCTGCACCCAGACCGTGGCGCCCTCGGCCGCGACGTCCGCCGCGGCCTCCGCGAACCGGGCGTTGACCAGCCGGTACGCCTCGCGCCAGCGCCGCTTGTAGGCCGGGGTCTCGACCGCGTCGTGGTAGAGCGGCCAGATCGTCGCGTTCGACTGCCCCTCGTAGTAGCGCTCCAGCTCCTCGGCGCTCAGCGGCACCGGGTGCAGCCGGATCCCCTCCAGGTCGAAGGGCTCGGGGGCGGCGCCGGTGCCGCCGGCCCAGCCGACCCACGTGCCCTGGTGCTCGGCGAGCACCGGGTGCAGCGCGGTCACCAGACCGCCCGGGCTGCGTCGCCACTGCCGCTCCCCTTCGGGTGTGCTCACCTCGTCGACCGGCAGTCGGTTCGCCACAACGACAAAGGAGCTACGGACGGTCACGATCGGCCACCTCCGGGTGCTGACGGGTCCACCGCGATGAGCGTACTGAGCGTAGCTGCGGCGTCTGGTGCCCCGTGCCTGAGTTCCCTACCCGTCCCAGAAGGGCCGAATCCTCATCGTGATCTTGTCGACAGCCGCGGCGCGGCGTGCTCCGGGGGCGGGGTGATGTGGGCGGAGCGGGGCGTACCTGTCAGGATTGAGGATGGCGTGCGCGCGGCCGGCCCCGGCCGGCGGCGGCGGGCGGACCTCACGGCCCGCGCCCGCGCCCGCCAGCTCGCGATCGCAACCGACGGAGGTAGCCCGCACCGTGGCCCAGTTCATCTACGTCCTGGAAAAGGCGCGCAAGGCGCACGGCGACAAGGTCGTGCTCGACAACGTGACGCTGAACTTCCTGCCGGGTGCCAAGATCGGTGTGGTCGGTCCGAACGGCGCCGGTAAGTCCAGCCTCCTCAAGATCATGGCAGGTTGGGACCAGCCGAGCAACGGCGAGGCCCGCCTCATGCCCGGCTACACCGTCGGCATGCTGGCCCAGGAGCCGCCGCTCAACGACGCCAAGACCGTCCTCGGCAACATCGAGGAGGCGGTCGCCGAGACCAAGGCCAAGCTGGAGCGGTTCAACAAGATCGCCGAGCAGATGGCGACCGACTACTCCGACGAGCTGATGGAGGAGATGGGCAAGCTCCAGGAGGAGCTGGACCACGCCGACGCGTGGGACATCGACTCCAAGCTCGAACTGGCCATGGACGCGCTCCGCTGCCCCGCGCCGGACGCCGACGTGACGCAGCTCTCCGGCGGTGAGCGCCGCCGCGTGGCGCTGTGCAAGCTGCTGCTGGAGGCGCCGGACCTGCTGCTGCTCGACGAGCCCACCAACCACCTGGACGCGGAGAGCGTGCAGTGGCTGGAGCAGCACCTCGCCAAGTACGCCGGCACCGTGATCGCCATCACCCACGACCGGTACTTCCTCGACAACGTGGCCGGCTGGATCCTGGAGCTGGACCGAGGCCGGGCCATCGGCTACGAGGGCAACTACTCCACCTACCTGGAGAAGAAGGCCGCGCGGATGGCGGTCGAGGGCCGGCGCGACGCCAAGATGAAGAAGCGCCTCGACGAGGAGCTGGAGTGGGTCCGCTCCAACGCCAAGGCGCGGCAGACCAAGTCCAAGGCTCGCCTCGACCGCTACGAGGAGATGGCCACCGCGGCCGAGCAGACCCGCAAGCTGGACTTCGAGGAGATCCAGATTCCGCCGGGCCCGCGCCTGGGCAGCACCGTGATCGAGGTCAACAACCTCGTGAAGGCGTTCGGTGACCGGGTGCTGATCGACAACCTGTCGTTCTCGCTGCCCCGCAACGGCATCGTCGGCGTGATCGGCCCGAACGGCGTCGGCAAGACCACCCTCTTCAAGACCATCGTGGGCCTGGAGGAGCCGACCGCCGGCACGGTGAAGGTCGGCGACACCGTCTCGCTGTCGTACGTCGACCAGAGCCGGGCCGGCCTGGCGGGCGACAAGACGGTCTGGGAGACCGTCTCGGACGGGCTGGACCACCTCCTGGTGGGCAAGGTCGAGATGCCGTCCCGGGCGTACATCGCCGCGTTCGGCTTCAAGGGGCCGGACCAGCAGAAGCCGACCAAGGTGCTCTCCGGCGGCGAGCGGAACCGGCTCAACCTGGCGCTGACCCTCAAGATCGGCGGCAACGTCATCCTGCTCGACGAGCCGACCAACGACCTCGACGTCGAGACGCTCGGCAGCCTGGAGAACGCGCTGCTGGAGTTCCCCGGCTGCGCCGTGGTCATCTCCCACGACCGGATGTTCCTCGACCGGGTCGCCACGCACATCCTGGCCTGGGAGGGCGACGACCAGAACCCGGCCCGGTGGTTCTGGTTCGAGGGCAACTTCGAGGCGTACGAGAAGAACAAGATCGACCGCCTCGGCGCCGAGGCCGCCCGGCCGCACCGCGTGACGTACCGCAAGCTCACCCGTGACTGACAAGTTCGTCTACGACTGCACGCTGCGCTGGTCCGACCTGGACGCGTACGGCCACGTCAACAACTCGCGCTTCCTCACGCTCTACGAGGAGGCGCGGGTCGCCCTGATGTTCGCCGGCGGCCGGGCGTGGGGAGTGGGCTCGTTCGCGGACGGGGTCGTCATCCGCCGGCACGAGGTCGACTACCTGCGTCCGGTCGACTACGCGCTGGGCCGGGACACCGCGGAGGCGGCCCCGACGGTCCGGATCGAGCTCTGGGTCGAGGAGATCAAGGCCGGCTCGTTCACGGTCGCCTACGAGCTGTACGACCGGGAGGTGCTGGCCAGCCGGGCCCGCTCGGTGCTGGTCCCGTTCGACCTGGCCGCGCAGCGGCCGCGCCGGATCTCCGCCGACGAGCGGGCCTTCCTGCTCCGGTACGCGCCCGGGCTGCCGGCATGACCGCGCCGGCCACCGGTCACGGGCTGGACGGGGTGGCCGACGCGGGCGCCTTCCTGGCCCGCCTCGTCCGGCTGGACCCGGGCATCCTGGTCCGGCTCCGGCCGGTGCCGGGAGCCGCGCGTACGGCCCTCTGGGCGCGGCTGCCGTGGGACGTGCTCGTGGTGCGCACCGTCCCCGGCACGGCGCCGGGCGACGCCACGGTCGCGGCGTCCGAGTTGCTGGCGGAGCTGTCGGCCGGCGGCGCGACGCTGCCCCGGCGCCGGGACGACGGGTGGCGCTGGCCGTTGCCGCCGGCGGCCAGCCGGGCCGTGGAGGCGGTGCCCGCGACCGAGGTCCAGCGGATCGCCGCCGCGGCGGCCGGGACGCTGCGCGAGGCGTCCGCCCACGGCGTGGCCGGTCGGGCGGTGGGCCAGCGGGCCCTGCGGGACGCGCTGCTCGACCATGTCGCGGTGGTGGTGACGCCCGACGACGCGCCGGACGCCCCGGTGGAGGTGCCGCAGCGGCTGGTGCAGGGGCTGGTCCGGATGGGCTTCCTCGGCGCCGGCGACGTTCAGGTGCGTGTCGCGGGCCGTTGGGTCGGGCTCGTCGGACCGTACGGAGCGGCCTGGTCGCGGAAGGTCGCAGAGCTCGCCGTGACGCCCACCAGGGGTCGTCCGAACGGATGACCCCTGTTCGTTCTTCCGGTTTGGGGCAGCCGTTGGGGGGATGCCTCATGCCGGCTGTCCGGGTACCGTCCATCCTCGGATCCAACGCACCGTAGGCGACTGGATCCGCTGGGGAGTGAGGTGCGCGAGCGATGCCGTGGTGGTCATGGCGCCCCGGTCCCGCCAGTGGCGGCGATCCGGAAACTCGAAGCGGGATCACAGTGGATGACACCGTCCGGGTCGGACCACCGACCCCCCGTCAGCCGGCGGACGACGCCGCGGCCGCCGAGCGGCCCGTGATCGCCGACATGCCGGCAACCGTCGCACCGGTCACCCTCGGCCGGGTCTGCGACGCGCTCGACCTGCTCGACGTGCGCTACCTGGCCGACGGCGACGGCAACCTGCTGGCCATGTGGGAGCGGCACGCCGTGCTCGTCACCCTGGAGGGCCCCGAGGACGAGATCCTGGTCATGCGGGCCCGGCCGCACGCGACGGTCCCGCCGGACTGGGCCGACCGCGCCTACCGGGTGGTCAACGAGTGGAACCACACCCGGCGGTTCTGCAAGGCGTACATCGGCGACCCGACCGAGCGTGGCCAGCTGCCCATCTACGCCGAGCTCCAGGTCCCGCTGGGGGCGGGCACCCACGACGCGCTGCTTGTCGAGATGCTCGACTGCGGCGCGGCGGTGGCCACCACCTTCGTCGACTGGCTGCACGACGAGGGCGCCCTGCTCTGACCGCTCCGGCACGCCCGGGCGGCCGGCCGGTCAGCCCTCGGTCGCCGGGTCCTCCATGACGTTCACCATGAAGTACGCGGCCCGCTCCAGGTAGTCCCAGAGCGCGGCGGCGAGCTGCGGCGGCAGGTCCAGCCGGTCCACCGCCCGGCGCATGTGGCGCAGCCAGGCGTCCCGCTCGACCGCGCCGATCCGGAAGGGCGCGTGCCGCATGCGCAGCCTCGGGTGACCGCGCTGCTCGGAGTAGGTGTGCGGGCCACCCCAGTACTGCATGAGGAAGAGGGTCAGCCGGTCCGCCGCGGGGCCCAGGTCCTCCTCCGGGTACATCGGCCGCAGCAGCGGGTCGGTGGCGACGCCGGCGTAGAACTCGTCCACCAGCTTGCGGAAGGTGGGTTCGCCGCCGATCGCCTCGAAGAGGGTCATCGACTCGCCAGGGGAAGTCACGTCACCCATCCTGCCAGGTGCCGCCCGGGGGCGGCTTGCGCCCACCGCCGGAGCGGGACTCAGGTCACCGCGTGCCGGCGTCGGCTGCGCTCGCCGGCCCGGTCGCCCGCGGCCGTGGCCCGGGCCGGGGTGTGCGTGCCGCGCCCCGCCATGGCGGCCGTCGCGGCGGATTCCGCCCGGGCGACCTCGACGGCCGCCTCGATCGTCCGGGGATGCGGCCAGGTGAGCACCGCGAGCAGCATCAGCAGCACGCCGGCGGCGCTCCACAGCCCGACCACCGAGGGGATGGTGAACCGTTCGGCGAGGGCGCCCGTGGCCAGCACGGCGGCGCCCTGGATGATCTGGGTCCCGCTGGCCATCACGCCGAACGCGCGGGCCCGGTAGCCGTCCGGCAGCACCTGGACGAAGAGGCCGTTGGCGACCGGGATGAGCCCGGCCACCGCGAAGCCGCACGCGGCCGCGAGGAGCGCCACCACGATGGGCGGCGGGTCGAGCAGCGCCGGGACGAGCACCGCCGGGGCGATCACCGCGAGCGGGCGCATCAGGGCCAGCCGGCGGGCCGGGGCGACGAGCCGGCCCACCATCAGCCCGCCGAGGATGTAGCCGACCGGGTTGGCGGCCATGATGACCGCCTGGGCGGTGCCGGTGTCCATGCCGTCCCCGCTCCGCTCCGCGGCCCAGGCCGCGGCGAGCCCCTCGGGGACGATCGAGAAGACCATCGCGCTGAAGACCAGCACGGCGATGGCGCGCAGCACCGGGCGGCCGAAGACGAGCCGGAACCCCTCGGCGGTCTCCCGCAGCAGGTGACTGCGGTGCGCCTCGGTCATGGCGGGCGGCCGGTTCCGCAGGCCGAAGCGGACCAGCGCGGCGGAGAGGCCGAAGGTGGCCGCGTTGATCAGCAGCGCGGCGGCCGGGTTGACCACGGCGATCGCCGCGCCGAGCAGGTAGCCGAGGACCTGGGCGGCCTGCCCGGTGCTCGCGGAGACGGACAGGCCGAGCACCAGCCGGTCGCCGGCCAGGATCTGTGGCATCAGCGCCGACCGGGCGGCCTGGCTCGGCGGGTTGGCCAGCGTGGTCGCGAAGATCAGGGCGAGGATCGCCCAAGGCGGCATCCCGGGCAGGGCGACAAGCACCATGAGGGCCATCCGCACCAGGTCGCAGGCCACCATGACCTGCCGGTACCGGTAGCGCTCCGCGAGCGCGGAGAGCAGCGGACCGCCGACCAGCCAGGGCAGGTAGCTCGCCGCGAACGCGGCGGCCGAGAGCGCCACCGAGTCGGTCTGCCGGTAGACCAGGACGGTGACCGCGGCCTTCGCGACGTAGTCACCGATCCAGGACAGAGCGCTTGCCGTGAAGAGGACACGGAACTCCGCGAGGCCGAACAATTCGCGGAAGCTTGCCGGGCCCTCCTGGGCGGGTCGCTCGTCGGACACCGTCGCCTCCATCGTTCCCGGGCTGGCCACTCTTGATGGCCCGACCTGGGAACCGTCGTCAGATCTACGGATCAGCGAGGACACGAGCACGCTCCTTTGGGGAGCGTGTTCACCGGATTCTGCCCGATCGTCTGACAACTGGCTAGGGTGAACGGATTGATCGTCGCATCTCCGACTGAACGAACGGACGATACCCGAGGGGCCGCGCGGTGCGCGACCCCCGAAAATCGTCCCGCCCGTCCCGCTGACCGGGGGTCGGCGTCAGGTGGCCCCGCCGGTGCCCGTCTCGCCCGGGGCCGCGGCGCGGGGCGGCAGCCCCGGGTAGAGCCGGGCCGCCGCGATCCGCGCGGTGATGCCCGAGTTCTCCAGCGCCTCGGCGAGCCGCCGGCGCAGCTCGCGGCCGACCGCGAACTGCCCGTCGGCGGTGGTCTTGACGACGGTACGGATCACCGCCCCGTCGACCGTCACCTGCTCGACGCCGAGCACCTCCGGCTCCTCGACGATCTGGGGCGACAGCTCCGGGTCCAGCGCGACCGAGGCGGCCGCCGTACGCAGCACCGCGGTGGCCTCCTCGGTGCCGGCGAAACCGATCGGCAGGTCGACCACGACGAGCGCCCAGCCCTGGCTCTTGTTGCCGACCCGGACGATCTCGCCGTTGCGGATGTACCAGAGCACGCCCCGGCCGTCCCGGACGGTGGTGACCCGCAGGCCCACCGCCTCCACCACGCCGGTCGCCTCGCCCAGGTCGACGGTGTCGCCGACGCCGTACTGGTCCTCGATCAGCATGAACAGGCCGGCGATCAGGTCCTTGACGAGGCTCTGCGCGCCGAAGCCGAGGGCCACGCCCGCGATGCCGGCGCTGGCCAGCAGCGGCGCCAGGTCGAAGCTGAACTCCTTGAGCACCATGAGCAGCGCGATGCCGAAGATGAACGCCGTGACCATGCTGCGCAGCACCGAGCCGATGGCCTCGGCGCGCTGGCGCCGCCGCTCCGGCACGAACTGCTCCGGGTCGAGCGAGGCGCTGGGGATCCGCTCGCGCAGCGGGCGGAGCATGGTGGGCACCGCGCCCTCGGTGGTGGTCCGCACCAGCCGGTTGATGGTGCGGTGCAGCGCCCAGCGGGCGGCCACGGCGAGCAGCAGGATCAGCACGATCCGCAGCGGCTTCAGGACGATCCAGTAGCTGCCCTCGGCGAACCAGGCCGAGCCGGTGATGTCGTAGACGTTCTTGCACCAGGTGTCGGTGCGGCAGTCGACGGACGGGGACGGGCTCGGCTCGACGGCGGACAGCGCATGGAGCAGCAGGTTGGCGGGACTCACCCTGCTTTCGTACCGCAACGCCGCTGGGCGTCCGCTGGCGACCCGCCCGCCTCCCGCCGACGGGGCGGCCAACCGATCATGCCGGGCAGAACCGGTCATCGTGGCACAGGCGGAGACAGCTTCCCGAGGGTACCCCGGATTAGTGCGTGCAATCCGGGGCGCGATCAGGGACTATTGGCGCAACGGACGTCGGTGATCCGGCCGGCGTCGGTGTCGTTCCCCGCTGCCCGCGGGGCGCGCCCGGCGCCATGGTGGCCGGAGCGGCTGGACCGGGAGGGTGAGCGCGATGCCTGACATACGACCCACGGCGGGCTCCGGTGCGCTCGTTCTCAACGCCACCTATGAGCCCCTGTGCGTCGTGTCGGTGCGTCGTGCCGCGATCCTCGTGCTCTCCGCCAAGGCCGTCTGCGTGGCCGACGGCGAGGGCATCCTGCACAGCGCGCGCAACGCGCTCCCGGTCCCCTCGGTGGTCCGGCTGACCCGCTACGTCCGGGTTCCCTACCGCACCCACGTCGGGCTCTCCCGCCGGGCGATCTTCGCCCGGGACGGCTGGCGCTGCGCCTACTGCCGCGGGCCGGCGGAGACCATCGACCACGTCTTCCCGCGCAGCCGGGGTGGCCGGCACGCCTGGGAGAACGTGGTCGCCGCCTGCGCCCGCTGCAACCACACCAAGGGCGACAAGACGCCGGCCGAGCTGGGCTGGCGGCTGCACAACCTGCCGGCGGCCCCGAAGGGCACGGCCTGGCGGGTGCTCGGCCACCGCGCGCCCGACCCGCGCTGGGCCGACTGGCTCGACCTCCGCGAGCCGGAGACCGAGGCGGCCTGAGCGGCGCTCACCGCCGTGCCTTCACCAGCGAGGCGTAGACCACCAGGTTGTCCGCGTATCCGGTCTCGCCGCCCACCCAGCGGCCGCCGCAGGTGATCAGCCGCAGGTTCGGGCGGCTGAAGTCGCCGTAGACCTCCCGCACGGGCAGCCGCTCCTTGCCGTACCGCTCGATCGAGGTCACCTCGAAGACGGCCACCGAGCGGTCCTGCCGGGTCACCTCGATCCGGTCGCCGTCGTCGAGGTCCTTGAGGTCGTGGAACACGGCCGGCCCGGTGGTGGTGTCCACGTGCCCCACGATGACCGCCGGGCCGTACTGGCCGGGGGTGGGGCCCTGCTCGTACCAGCCGGCCTCACCGGCCCGGCCGACGTCGGGCACCGCGATGCTGCCGTCCGGGGCGATGCCCACCCGGTGCACGGGCGCCCGCAGGTCGATCTTGCTGATCGTCAGGTCGGTCGGCGGGCTGCCGGACAGCACGGGGAACTTCTTCGGCGGCGGGCGCAGCCCGGCGGTGAGCTGCTCCGGCAGGACGCTGACGCCGGTCACCCGTTCCACGCCGAGCATCGCCACGATGAGCGCCATGAGCGCCGCGACGACGAGCACCGGTACGCCCGGGCCGCGCTGGGCGGCGTACCGCCAGCGGCCGGCGGCGGGTGCGGGCCGCGGCGGCACCGGGTGGGCGTGCGGGTCGGCGGTGGTGACGCTCGCCGAGAAGGCGTGCCCTGCGGCGCGGGCGAACCGGCGCGAGGCGCGGGACACCAGTCGCAGCCCGGCGCCGAACCGGGACCCGGCCCGGTGCCGGCCCCGGCGGGCGCGGCGCGGTTGGCGGGCCATGGCCGCACCCCAATCAGAAGCGGCTACCGGTCTTGCGGCGGGCGCCCACCCCGGCCACCACGGCGACCGCGACCAGGCCGCCGACCAGGAGCAGCGAACCGGCGCCCCGGCCGCCCGCGGTGCCCCCTCCGCCGGTCGCCGGGCCCTTGCTCGGCTGGGCCATGTTCAGCACGGTGAGCATGGTGGAGGCGGTCTGGCCGTTGGAGCACTCCAGGTTCACCGGGTAGTCGCCGGGCGCCTTGTTGCCGGGGATGGTGACCGCCCCGGTCAGGAAGCCGTTGTCCGGCCGCAGCACCACCCGCCCGAAGGCGTCCGAGGTGACCTGGGCCTGCCGGTCGTTGTTGTTGTCGCAACTGGCCCGGATGCTCACCCGGGTGCCGGCCTGGGCGCTGTTCGGCGTGACCTCGACGAAGACGTTCTCCCCGGCACGGGCCGGGGAGGCGGTGGCCAGGACGAACGCCGCGATCAGGCCGACCAGGCTCAGAACGCCCCGGAGTGCGCGGTGTGACAGGAGCCCTCGCATGATTCCCCCCTTCCGGTGCGGCGCACCGGAATCCTGCTGACGGGCAGCGCGGGCTGCATTCCCCCTGATCCGGGGGCAAACCCGGGGCGGGTCAGCGGCGCCGGCCGGCCGGGGACGGTCCGGCGGGCGGGAGCGGGGTGACCGGGTGCCAGTCCAGCGGCGTGGAGAGCACCATCGTGCTGGACGGCTGGCCGTACGGGGCGAGCCGGTCGATGACCCCCTCGAACTCGCCCATCGTGCCGGCGGCCACCTTGAGCATGCTGCACGCGTCGCCGGTGATCCGGTGGATCTCCATGATCTCCGGCCAGTCCGCCACCTCGGGGTCGTTGAGGATGCAGCGCGACCCGTAGCAGGACATCCGGATCAGCGCGAGCACGGTCCGGCCGGCCCGCGTCAGGTCCACGTGCGCGTGGTAGCCGGTGATCACGCCGGACTCCTCCAGCCGGCGTACCCGCTCGGCCACCGCGGGCGGGGAGAGGTGCACCCGGCGGGACAGCTCGCTGTACGAGAGCCGGGCGTCGGCCTGGAGCTCGCGCAACAGGGCCCAGTCCATGTCGTCCACGCGGTGACCTTTCCTTCGTGAAGTGATCCGCCGGGCACGCCTTCGGCTCGACAGGTGACACCACCGTACCGCCGTTGAACAGG
It encodes the following:
- the otsB gene encoding trehalose-phosphatase; translated protein: MDPELRAAIGRIARVPQLLVACDYDGTLAPIVEDPSKAVPLPESVAAVRALASLPQTSVAVVSGRALRDLATLSRLPSEVHLVGSHGSEFDIGFVERLTPELIAVRHRLRNELREIAAAHPGVRLERKPASVAVHTRGVDPQIAAAAIEAVRSGPATWDDVTVTQGKEVIELSVVATHKGTAVDQLRTQLAASAVLFIGDDVTDENAFGNLHGPDVGIKIGPGDTQADYRVAEPIEAARALGLLLETRRHWLFGERAVPIERHSMLANGRTVALVTPEAKITWLCHPKPDSAAIFADLVGGSPAGHFTVGPQRGGIPLGQRYRSNTMTVETRWSGLTVTDWLDLPARETTPDGPAVVTGDSTLVRVLSGTGRARIEFAPRPEFGQVAVQLQPLDDGLLVLGSNEPVALYSPGVEWEVTSDAGYESAKAVVDLSAAGGQVVLELRFGTQSLEHHRVPIHERQAAAEQPWKDWVASLRLPATARDLVARSALTLRGLCHEPTGSILAAATTSLPEELGGVRNWDYRYCWLRDAAMTARALVDLGSTEEAEGLLRWVDGVIDRTGGHPERLHPLYTVDGYELGAEAVIDTLPGYAGSRPVRVGNLANHQLQLDVFGPVADLIAAVADARGSVREDEWRVLENMVEAVRRRWHEPDHGIWEARLPPRHHVFSKVMLWMTVDRALHVVRQHGGEDRPEWVELRDRIADNVLEHGWHPEAEAYSVAYGYEEMDASSLWIGISGLLAGDDPRFLSTVLKIEAELRSGPVVYRYHWDDGLPGREGGFHICTAWLIEAYLRTGRRTDAEELFAQMVDTAGPTGLLPEQYDPLAERGLGNHPQAYSHLGLIRCALMLDNMLKQ
- a CDS encoding alpha,alpha-trehalose-phosphate synthase (UDP-forming), which translates into the protein MTVRSSFVVVANRLPVDEVSTPEGERQWRRSPGGLVTALHPVLAEHQGTWVGWAGGTGAAPEPFDLEGIRLHPVPLSAEELERYYEGQSNATIWPLYHDAVETPAYKRRWREAYRLVNARFAEAAADVAAEGATVWVQDYQLQLVPAMLRELRPDLRIGFFLHIPFPPIELFMQMPFRTEILRGLLGADLVGFQQRLAAQNFVRLARHLLGLRYEGQMIQVDGRQVKAGAFPISIDTREMERLAEDPAIQARAKQIREELGNPKTIILGVDRLDYTKGIELRLKAFRELLADGKLTVPDAVMVQVATPSRERVEHYQALRVKVEREVGRINGEFGRVGVPAVHYLHQSYSRSELAAMYVAADVMMVTPLRDGMNLVAKEYVASRADQGGALVLSEFAGAATELRQAFLCNPHDPDAVKDALLRAVHVEKPEARRRMRIMQRHLRSHDVGHWAKSFLTELGVTDAEAA
- the ettA gene encoding energy-dependent translational throttle protein EttA codes for the protein MAQFIYVLEKARKAHGDKVVLDNVTLNFLPGAKIGVVGPNGAGKSSLLKIMAGWDQPSNGEARLMPGYTVGMLAQEPPLNDAKTVLGNIEEAVAETKAKLERFNKIAEQMATDYSDELMEEMGKLQEELDHADAWDIDSKLELAMDALRCPAPDADVTQLSGGERRRVALCKLLLEAPDLLLLDEPTNHLDAESVQWLEQHLAKYAGTVIAITHDRYFLDNVAGWILELDRGRAIGYEGNYSTYLEKKAARMAVEGRRDAKMKKRLDEELEWVRSNAKARQTKSKARLDRYEEMATAAEQTRKLDFEEIQIPPGPRLGSTVIEVNNLVKAFGDRVLIDNLSFSLPRNGIVGVIGPNGVGKTTLFKTIVGLEEPTAGTVKVGDTVSLSYVDQSRAGLAGDKTVWETVSDGLDHLLVGKVEMPSRAYIAAFGFKGPDQQKPTKVLSGGERNRLNLALTLKIGGNVILLDEPTNDLDVETLGSLENALLEFPGCAVVISHDRMFLDRVATHILAWEGDDQNPARWFWFEGNFEAYEKNKIDRLGAEAARPHRVTYRKLTRD
- a CDS encoding acyl-CoA thioesterase codes for the protein MTDKFVYDCTLRWSDLDAYGHVNNSRFLTLYEEARVALMFAGGRAWGVGSFADGVVIRRHEVDYLRPVDYALGRDTAEAAPTVRIELWVEEIKAGSFTVAYELYDREVLASRARSVLVPFDLAAQRPRRISADERAFLLRYAPGLPA